From Streptomyces qinzhouensis, one genomic window encodes:
- a CDS encoding glutamate decarboxylase — translation MALHKGADTTGGDSRQERRRRELSLNPFFSEANPVSGMEEAPPTHRLPDGPLPPMTAYRIVHDELMLDGNSRLNLATFVTTWMEPQASVLMDECRDKNMIDKDEYPRTAELEKRCVAMLADLWHAPDPAGAVGCSTTGSSEACMLAGMALKRRWSKRNSDRYPAAARPNLVMGVNVQVCWEKFCAFWEVEPRLVPMEGERFHLDPEAAAELCDENTIGVVAVLGSTFDGSYEPVAELCAALDELQRRTGLDVPVHVDGASGAMVAPFLDEDLVWDFRLPRVSSINTSGHKYGLVYPGVGWALWRSAAELPEELVFRVNYLGGDMPTFALNFSRPGAQVVAQYYTFLRLGRDGFRAVQQSARDIATGLAAKFGEFDEFRLLTHGNELPVFAVTTAPDVTAFDVFDVSRRLRESGWLVPAYTFPKNREDLAVLRVVCRNGFSADLAELLMEDLTRLLPELRAQSRPLTKDPGKATAFHH, via the coding sequence ATGGCACTCCACAAGGGCGCGGACACCACCGGGGGCGATTCCCGGCAGGAGCGCAGACGGCGCGAGCTGTCGCTCAATCCGTTCTTCAGCGAGGCCAACCCGGTCAGCGGTATGGAGGAGGCGCCGCCGACGCACCGGCTCCCGGACGGGCCGCTGCCGCCGATGACCGCGTACCGCATCGTCCATGACGAGCTGATGCTCGACGGCAATTCGCGGCTCAACCTCGCCACCTTCGTCACCACCTGGATGGAGCCGCAGGCGAGCGTCCTGATGGACGAGTGCCGCGACAAGAACATGATCGACAAGGACGAGTACCCGCGCACCGCGGAGCTGGAGAAGCGGTGTGTGGCGATGCTCGCCGACCTGTGGCACGCGCCGGACCCGGCGGGTGCCGTCGGCTGCTCGACGACCGGGTCGAGTGAGGCCTGCATGCTGGCCGGGATGGCGCTCAAACGCCGCTGGTCCAAGCGGAACTCCGACCGCTATCCGGCCGCCGCCCGGCCCAATCTGGTGATGGGCGTCAATGTGCAGGTGTGCTGGGAGAAGTTCTGCGCGTTCTGGGAGGTGGAGCCGCGGCTGGTGCCGATGGAGGGCGAGCGGTTCCATCTCGACCCGGAGGCCGCGGCCGAGCTGTGCGACGAGAACACGATCGGGGTCGTCGCCGTCCTCGGCTCCACGTTCGACGGTTCGTACGAGCCGGTCGCCGAGCTCTGCGCGGCGCTCGACGAGCTCCAGCGGCGGACCGGTCTGGACGTTCCGGTCCATGTGGACGGCGCGTCGGGCGCGATGGTGGCGCCGTTCCTCGACGAGGACCTGGTGTGGGACTTCCGGCTGCCGCGGGTGTCGTCCATCAACACCTCGGGCCACAAGTACGGGCTGGTCTATCCGGGGGTCGGCTGGGCGCTGTGGCGGTCGGCGGCCGAACTGCCGGAGGAGCTGGTGTTCCGGGTCAACTATCTGGGCGGTGACATGCCGACCTTCGCCCTCAACTTCTCCCGCCCCGGGGCGCAGGTCGTCGCCCAGTACTACACGTTTCTGCGGCTGGGCCGGGACGGCTTCCGGGCGGTGCAGCAGTCGGCCCGGGACATCGCCACCGGGCTGGCCGCGAAGTTCGGCGAGTTCGACGAGTTCCGGCTGCTGACGCACGGCAACGAACTGCCGGTCTTCGCGGTGACGACCGCGCCGGATGTGACCGCGTTCGACGTCTTCGACGTCTCACGGCGGCTGCGGGAGTCCGGCTGGCTGGTGCCCGCTTACACCTTCCCGAAGAACCGGGAGGATCTGGCGGTGCTGCGGGTGGTGTGCCGGAACGGCTTCTCGGCCGATCTGGCGGAGCTGCTGATGGAGGATCTGACGCGGCTGCTGCCGGAACTGCGGGCGCAGAGCAGGCCGCTGACGAAGGATCCGGGGAAGGCGACGGCGTTCCACCACTGA
- a CDS encoding YbjQ family protein, with the protein MGIADYGGGQAPSSDVLVVTTNDVPGYRVRQVIGEVFGLTVRSRHLGSQIGAGLKSMIGGELKGLTKTLVETRNQAMERLTEQARARGANAVLMFRFDVTEAADVGTEVCAYGTAVVIEPADTV; encoded by the coding sequence ATGGGCATCGCTGATTACGGCGGCGGTCAGGCCCCGTCGTCGGACGTCCTCGTCGTGACCACGAACGACGTACCGGGCTACCGGGTCCGGCAGGTGATCGGGGAGGTCTTCGGGCTGACCGTGCGCTCCCGCCATCTGGGCAGCCAGATCGGCGCCGGTCTGAAGTCGATGATCGGCGGCGAGCTGAAGGGGCTGACGAAGACGCTGGTGGAGACCCGTAACCAGGCGATGGAACGGCTGACCGAGCAGGCCCGCGCACGGGGTGCGAACGCGGTGCTGATGTTCCGCTTCGATGTGACGGAGGCGGCGGACGTGGGCACGGAGGTCTGTGCCTACGGCACGGCCGTGGTGATCGAACCCGCCGACACGGTGTAG
- a CDS encoding DedA family protein has protein sequence MTTLSLGPSWLDPDYLIGTFGLIGVLIIVFAESGLLIGFFLPGDSLLFTTGLLVTSGKLDTLPLWAVCALIVLAAIIGDQVGYLFGRKVGPALFKKPDSRFFKQENVEKAHDFFEKYGPKSLVLARFVPIVRTFTPIIAGVSRMNYRSFITYNIVGGVLWGAGVTLLGAALGNVDFVHQNIEAILLLIVALSVLPIVIELLRARKQGKKQRAVEAAQRSVDPGDTPGDPAPGGRHAKR, from the coding sequence GTGACTACCCTCTCGCTCGGCCCGAGCTGGCTGGACCCGGACTATCTGATCGGGACCTTCGGCCTGATCGGTGTACTGATCATCGTCTTCGCCGAGTCCGGTCTCCTCATCGGCTTCTTCCTGCCGGGTGACTCCCTGCTCTTCACCACCGGCCTGCTGGTGACCAGCGGCAAACTGGACACCCTGCCGCTGTGGGCGGTGTGCGCCCTGATCGTGCTCGCGGCCATCATCGGCGACCAGGTCGGCTATCTCTTCGGGCGCAAGGTCGGCCCGGCGCTCTTCAAGAAGCCCGACTCCCGCTTCTTCAAACAGGAGAACGTGGAGAAGGCGCACGACTTCTTCGAGAAGTACGGGCCGAAGTCGCTGGTCCTGGCCCGCTTCGTGCCCATCGTCCGGACGTTCACCCCGATCATCGCGGGCGTCTCCCGGATGAACTACCGCTCCTTCATCACGTACAACATCGTCGGCGGTGTGCTGTGGGGCGCGGGCGTCACCCTGCTCGGCGCGGCCCTCGGCAATGTGGACTTCGTGCACCAGAACATCGAGGCGATCCTGCTCCTGATCGTCGCGCTCTCGGTGCTGCCGATCGTGATCGAGCTGCTGCGGGCCCGTAAGCAGGGCAAGAAGCAGCGCGCCGTGGAGGCGGCCCAGCGGTCCGTGGACCCGGGTGACACCCCCGGCGACCCGGCCCCGGGCGGCCGCCACGCCAAGCGCTGA
- a CDS encoding threonine/serine ThrE exporter family protein: MAEESGAAPDTGDGTGAGDGGNRGGGTGGGTGSGSGTPKSRPADAPPADEHPSSEFAVPDGVAPPEGAEEEHPTSEFSMPTGVTERTAPEQEGSAFATPATYRARRSPTAFTPAEGLPKVVLTKDAPWQDRMRTMLRMPVGERPVPEVVLRHDETGPAVPRVLDLTLRIGELLLAGGEGAEDVEAAMFAISRSYGLDRCEPTVTFTLLSITYQPSLVDDPVTANRTVRRRGTDYTRLAAVFKLVHEISSPDTEVTLEEAYRRLAEIRRNRHPFPGWALTVAGGLLAGAASVLVGGGPLVFAAAAISAMLGDRLAWLCAGRGLPEFYQFVVAAMPPAAMGVALSLSSLDVRASAVITGGLFALIPGRALVAGVQDGLTGFYITAAARLLEVGYLIVGIVTGVLSVLYLGIALGAELTPETALQTVERPEVQLPAAMALSFCFAVLLQQDRSTVLLVTLNGGVGWSVYGALALTADVPPVAATAVAAGLVGLFGQMLSRSQHASALPYITAAIGPLLPGSATYFALLAMARGDLNTGLASLSKAAALALAIAIGVNLGSEISRLFLRVPAVAGGLPGPSLRRRAAKRTRGF; the protein is encoded by the coding sequence GTGGCCGAGGAGTCCGGAGCGGCACCTGACACGGGCGACGGCACGGGCGCGGGCGACGGCGGAAACCGTGGCGGGGGTACGGGTGGAGGTACGGGCTCCGGATCCGGTACACCGAAGTCCCGGCCCGCCGACGCGCCGCCCGCCGACGAACACCCCTCCTCCGAGTTCGCCGTCCCGGACGGCGTCGCCCCGCCCGAGGGGGCCGAGGAGGAGCATCCGACGTCCGAGTTCTCCATGCCCACGGGGGTCACCGAGCGCACCGCCCCGGAGCAGGAGGGTTCCGCGTTCGCCACTCCGGCGACGTACCGGGCGCGCCGCTCCCCGACCGCTTTCACCCCCGCCGAGGGCCTGCCCAAGGTCGTGCTGACGAAGGACGCGCCCTGGCAGGACCGGATGCGCACGATGCTGCGGATGCCGGTCGGCGAACGGCCCGTTCCGGAGGTCGTACTCCGGCATGACGAGACCGGGCCCGCCGTGCCCCGGGTGCTCGACCTCACCCTGCGGATCGGCGAACTGCTGCTCGCGGGCGGGGAGGGCGCCGAGGACGTCGAGGCGGCCATGTTCGCGATCTCGCGCTCGTACGGTCTCGACCGCTGTGAGCCGACGGTCACCTTCACCCTGCTGTCGATCACCTATCAGCCGTCCCTGGTCGACGATCCGGTGACGGCGAACCGCACGGTACGGCGGCGGGGCACGGACTACACCCGGCTGGCGGCGGTCTTCAAACTGGTCCACGAGATCAGCAGCCCGGACACCGAGGTGACGCTGGAGGAGGCGTACCGCAGGCTCGCGGAGATCCGCCGTAACCGGCACCCCTTCCCCGGCTGGGCGCTGACCGTGGCGGGCGGGCTGCTGGCCGGGGCGGCGTCGGTCCTGGTCGGCGGCGGTCCTCTGGTGTTCGCCGCGGCGGCGATCTCGGCGATGCTCGGCGACCGGCTGGCCTGGCTCTGCGCCGGCCGGGGGCTGCCGGAGTTCTACCAGTTCGTGGTGGCGGCGATGCCGCCGGCCGCGATGGGGGTGGCGCTGTCGCTCTCCTCGCTGGACGTCCGCGCCTCCGCGGTCATCACCGGTGGGCTGTTCGCGCTGATCCCGGGGCGGGCGCTGGTCGCGGGCGTGCAGGACGGGCTGACCGGCTTCTACATCACGGCCGCCGCCCGGCTGCTGGAGGTCGGGTATCTGATCGTCGGGATCGTCACGGGTGTGCTGAGCGTGCTCTATCTGGGCATCGCGCTGGGTGCGGAGCTGACCCCGGAGACCGCGCTGCAGACCGTGGAGCGGCCCGAGGTGCAGCTGCCGGCGGCGATGGCCCTGTCGTTCTGTTTCGCGGTCCTGCTCCAGCAGGACCGGAGCACCGTGCTGTTGGTGACGCTGAACGGCGGGGTGGGCTGGTCGGTGTACGGGGCGCTGGCGCTGACCGCGGATGTGCCGCCGGTGGCGGCGACGGCGGTCGCGGCGGGTCTGGTGGGCCTGTTCGGGCAGATGCTGTCGCGTTCGCAGCACGCCTCGGCGCTGCCGTACATCACGGCGGCGATCGGTCCGCTGCTGCCCGGTAGCGCGACGTACTTCGCGCTGCTGGCGATGGCCCGCGGGGATCTGAACACCGGTCTCGCATCGCTGTCGAAGGCGGCGGCGCTGGCGCTGGCGATCGCGATCGGGGTGAATCTGGGAAGCGAGATCTCCCGGCTGTTCCTGCGGGTCCCGGCGGTCGCGGGCGGTCTGCCCGGCCCGTCCCTCCGCCGCCGCGCGGCGAAGCGGACTAGGGGCTTCTAA
- a CDS encoding inorganic diphosphatase translates to MEFDVTIEIPKGSRNKYEVDHETGRIRLDRRLFTSTSYPADYGFVENTLGEDGDPLDALVILDEPTFPGCLIKCRAIGMFRMTDEAGGDDKLLCVPASDPRVEHLRDIHHVSEFDRLEIQHFFEVYKDLEPGKSVEGADWVGRTEAEAEIEASYKRFEAHGGH, encoded by the coding sequence GTGGAGTTCGACGTCACCATCGAGATCCCGAAGGGTTCGCGGAACAAGTACGAGGTCGACCACGAGACGGGCCGTATCCGCCTGGACCGGCGGCTCTTCACCTCGACCAGCTACCCCGCCGACTACGGTTTCGTCGAGAACACCCTCGGCGAGGACGGTGACCCGCTGGACGCGCTCGTCATTCTCGACGAGCCGACCTTCCCGGGCTGCCTGATCAAGTGCCGGGCCATCGGCATGTTCCGGATGACGGACGAGGCCGGCGGCGACGACAAGCTGCTGTGTGTCCCGGCGTCCGACCCGCGGGTCGAGCACCTTCGCGACATCCACCATGTCTCGGAGTTCGACCGCCTGGAGATCCAGCACTTCTTCGAGGTCTACAAGGACCTGGAGCCCGGTAAGTCCGTCGAAGGCGCGGACTGGGTCGGCCGCACCGAGGCCGAGGCCGAGATCGAGGCCTCGTACAAGCGCTTCGAGGCGCACGGCGGTCACTGA
- the dacB gene encoding D-alanyl-D-alanine carboxypeptidase/D-alanyl-D-alanine endopeptidase codes for MPDIRTWQLATGAAALGLVLAAGAVTAAGPWESGRRTAERDRAAEAEAEPGGGHRRPKGPAPAPSAPPVLTALGAAPKTAAARGEAAGGPARELARRIEPLLRDRGLGPRPGVSVVDLTTGRELYGRDPGRAMIPASTVKIATAVAALSALGPYHRIPTTVHATPDARSLTLVGGGDATLDRAGLRTLARRTAGDLRARKVTKVTLGYDTSAYRGPDLHPIGVNGNIARVTPLMVDQGRTDPRSTGPADRVADPAGEAARTFREMLENEGVTVGGDTAPGRPAAGSEPLAEVLSPPLADLAERMLTTSDNDIAESLARQTAIARNEEPSFAGAGRAVREQLAVLKVPLAGARFADGSGLDRAGRVTPRLLTSLLTRAAEPSHPGLRPVLTGLPIGGFTGTLESRHTGPAPGSGVLRAKTGTLTGVNALSGTVPSHDGTLLGFAFLANDTPSPTAAQPALDRLATALTS; via the coding sequence GTGCCGGACATCCGAACGTGGCAGCTCGCGACGGGTGCCGCCGCGCTGGGACTGGTCCTGGCCGCCGGGGCGGTCACCGCGGCCGGACCCTGGGAATCCGGCCGGCGTACGGCGGAACGCGACCGGGCCGCCGAGGCCGAGGCGGAACCCGGCGGCGGACACCGGCGGCCCAAGGGCCCGGCGCCCGCGCCCAGCGCCCCGCCCGTCCTCACCGCGCTCGGCGCCGCTCCGAAGACCGCGGCCGCTCGGGGCGAGGCCGCCGGCGGCCCGGCCCGGGAACTCGCCCGCAGAATCGAACCGCTGCTGCGCGACCGCGGGCTCGGGCCGCGGCCCGGAGTGTCCGTCGTGGACCTGACGACCGGGCGCGAACTGTACGGCCGCGATCCGGGCCGGGCGATGATCCCCGCCTCCACCGTCAAGATCGCCACCGCGGTGGCGGCGCTCTCCGCCCTCGGGCCGTACCACCGCATTCCCACCACCGTCCATGCCACGCCCGACGCTCGTTCGCTCACGCTGGTGGGCGGCGGGGACGCCACCCTCGACCGGGCCGGACTGCGCACGCTCGCCCGGCGCACCGCCGGAGACCTGCGCGCCCGCAAGGTCACCAAGGTGACCCTCGGCTATGACACCTCCGCCTACCGGGGCCCCGACCTGCACCCCATCGGGGTCAACGGGAACATCGCCCGGGTCACCCCGCTCATGGTCGACCAGGGGCGGACCGACCCCCGGTCCACGGGCCCGGCGGACCGGGTCGCCGATCCGGCCGGGGAAGCGGCCCGGACCTTCCGGGAGATGCTGGAGAACGAGGGCGTCACCGTCGGCGGGGACACCGCCCCCGGCCGCCCCGCCGCCGGATCCGAGCCGCTGGCCGAGGTGCTCTCGCCGCCGCTGGCCGACCTCGCCGAGCGCATGCTCACCACCTCCGACAACGACATCGCCGAATCCCTCGCCCGGCAGACCGCGATCGCCCGGAACGAGGAACCGAGCTTCGCGGGCGCGGGCCGGGCGGTGCGGGAACAGCTCGCCGTGCTGAAGGTGCCGCTCGCGGGGGCCCGCTTCGCCGACGGCAGCGGACTGGACCGCGCGGGCCGGGTCACGCCCCGGCTGCTGACGTCCCTGCTGACCCGGGCGGCCGAACCGTCCCACCCCGGTCTGCGCCCGGTCCTCACCGGCCTCCCGATCGGCGGTTTCACCGGCACACTGGAGTCCCGCCATACGGGCCCGGCGCCCGGCAGCGGCGTGCTCCGCGCCAAGACGGGCACGCTGACGGGCGTCAACGCCCTGTCCGGCACGGTCCCGTCCCACGACGGCACGCTCCTGGGCTTCGCCTTCCTGGCGAACGACACCCCGTCCCCAACCGCCGCCCAACCCGCCCTGGACCGCCTCGCCACCGCCCTCACCTCCTGA
- a CDS encoding zinc-dependent metalloprotease yields MTSIGGTEMVDWNLAVATATRFVRPGPDVSKDEARAVVAELRRHAKASEEHVRGFTRMIPVTHEPEDTPVLVVDRAGWVRANVAGFRQLLQPLLAKMQDRRPGGPTGAVLGAVGGKVTGVELGMLLSFLASRVLGQYETFAPPTRELPAGRGGGRLLLVAPNIVHVERELDVDPHDFRLWVCLHEETHRTQFTGVPWLRDHLEGEIQSFLDQTEVDPMTVLERLREAAQSLAGARPEGEENDSGRSFVELVQTPAQRETLGRLTAVMSLLEGHADFVMDGVGPAVVPSVAEIREKFQQRRARGASRLDVALRKLLGLDAKLRQYRDGERFVRAVVQDVGMDGFNRVWTSPNTLPTKAEIAKPADWVARVHGSTES; encoded by the coding sequence ATGACGAGCATCGGTGGAACCGAGATGGTCGACTGGAATCTCGCCGTGGCGACCGCGACCCGATTCGTACGCCCCGGCCCCGACGTGAGCAAGGACGAGGCCCGTGCCGTCGTCGCCGAGCTACGACGGCACGCCAAGGCGTCGGAGGAGCACGTCCGGGGTTTCACCCGGATGATCCCCGTGACGCACGAGCCGGAGGACACCCCGGTCCTCGTCGTGGACCGGGCCGGCTGGGTCCGGGCGAACGTCGCCGGGTTCCGGCAACTGCTGCAGCCGCTGCTGGCGAAGATGCAGGACCGCAGGCCCGGCGGGCCCACCGGCGCGGTGCTCGGCGCGGTCGGCGGCAAGGTGACCGGCGTGGAGCTGGGCATGCTGCTGTCGTTCCTGGCGTCCCGGGTCCTCGGCCAGTACGAGACCTTCGCCCCGCCGACCCGGGAGCTGCCCGCCGGCCGCGGCGGCGGACGGCTGCTGCTGGTGGCGCCGAACATCGTGCACGTGGAACGGGAACTGGACGTCGACCCGCACGACTTCCGGCTCTGGGTCTGTCTGCACGAGGAGACCCACCGCACCCAGTTCACCGGGGTGCCATGGCTGCGCGACCACCTCGAAGGCGAGATCCAGTCGTTCCTGGACCAGACCGAGGTCGACCCGATGACCGTGCTGGAACGGCTGCGGGAGGCCGCCCAGTCGCTGGCGGGCGCCCGCCCGGAGGGTGAGGAGAACGACAGCGGGCGCTCCTTCGTCGAGCTGGTGCAGACGCCCGCGCAGCGCGAGACCCTCGGGCGGCTGACGGCGGTGATGTCCCTCCTGGAGGGGCACGCGGACTTCGTGATGGACGGGGTCGGCCCCGCGGTCGTCCCGTCCGTGGCCGAGATCCGGGAGAAGTTCCAGCAGCGCCGGGCGCGCGGGGCGAGCAGACTGGATGTGGCCCTGCGCAAGCTGCTGGGCCTGGACGCCAAGCTGCGGCAGTACCGGGACGGCGAGCGGTTCGTCCGGGCCGTGGTCCAGGACGTCGGCATGGACGGTTTCAACCGGGTCTGGACCTCACCGAACACCCTCCCCACCAAGGCGGAGATCGCCAAACCGGCGGACTGGGTCGCGCGGGTGCACGGGTCGACGGAGTCATGA
- the tilS gene encoding tRNA lysidine(34) synthetase TilS, with amino-acid sequence MGPHPAVAAIRLAVRRVLHDILTEYAASQTGQTGQAATATGTGLGTITGTITGTVTGTGAPAGVGATAGPGPATGPGAAAGAAGGTAPAPGAPAPGRAAPRPERPVRLDHPPAPSSRLPEATPVPPAVSSLPRPANHASHPSQAAAPAATGPLVLVACSGGADSMALASALAFEARKLNIRAGGITVDHGLQDGSDLRAAEVANRLATMGLDPVEAVSVRVGRDGGPEAAARDARYAALDAAAERHGAVAVLLGHTRDDQAETVLLGLARGSGIRSLSGMAAVSGHRRRYRRPFLELDRQTARKACLVQALPVWDDPHNADPAYTRSRLRHEGLPALEKALGKGVVEALARTAQLSRDDADALDTWAADAAAAVRDETGQLDCAKLYALPPAVRRRVLRRAAIDAGSPAGSLFARHVEEVDRLITGWRGQGAINLPGRVEARRQSGRLVIRQG; translated from the coding sequence ATGGGTCCCCATCCAGCGGTCGCGGCGATACGCCTGGCGGTCCGCCGCGTACTCCACGACATTCTTACCGAATACGCCGCAAGCCAGACCGGCCAGACCGGCCAGGCCGCGACGGCCACCGGCACCGGCCTCGGCACCATCACCGGCACCATCACCGGCACCGTCACCGGCACCGGAGCGCCCGCAGGAGTGGGCGCCACGGCCGGACCCGGACCCGCCACGGGCCCCGGAGCCGCGGCCGGAGCCGCCGGCGGGACCGCCCCGGCACCCGGAGCCCCGGCCCCCGGCCGCGCCGCGCCCCGCCCCGAGCGGCCCGTGCGCCTCGACCACCCCCCGGCCCCCTCCTCCCGGCTGCCCGAGGCCACCCCCGTACCCCCGGCTGTCTCGTCGCTGCCGCGCCCCGCGAACCACGCCTCCCACCCCTCCCAAGCCGCCGCCCCCGCCGCCACCGGCCCACTGGTGCTCGTCGCCTGCTCCGGCGGCGCCGACTCGATGGCGCTCGCCTCCGCGCTCGCCTTCGAGGCCCGCAAACTCAATATCCGCGCGGGCGGCATCACCGTCGACCACGGCCTCCAGGACGGCTCCGACCTGCGCGCCGCCGAGGTCGCGAACCGGCTCGCCACCATGGGCCTCGACCCCGTCGAAGCGGTCTCCGTCCGGGTCGGCCGGGACGGCGGACCCGAGGCCGCGGCCCGCGACGCGCGCTACGCCGCGCTCGACGCCGCCGCCGAACGGCACGGCGCGGTCGCCGTGCTCCTCGGCCACACCCGCGACGACCAAGCGGAAACCGTCCTGCTGGGACTCGCCAGGGGCTCCGGCATCCGGTCGCTCTCCGGTATGGCCGCGGTCTCCGGCCACCGCCGCCGCTACCGCCGCCCCTTCCTGGAACTGGACCGGCAGACCGCCCGCAAGGCCTGTCTGGTCCAGGCGCTGCCGGTCTGGGACGACCCGCACAACGCCGACCCCGCCTACACCCGCTCCCGGCTGCGCCACGAGGGCCTCCCGGCGCTGGAGAAGGCGCTCGGCAAGGGCGTCGTCGAGGCTCTCGCCCGTACCGCCCAGCTCTCCCGCGACGACGCCGACGCCCTCGACACCTGGGCGGCCGACGCGGCTGCCGCCGTACGGGACGAAACGGGGCAGCTGGACTGCGCCAAGCTGTACGCGCTGCCGCCCGCCGTGCGCCGCCGGGTGCTGCGCCGGGCCGCGATCGACGCCGGTTCGCCCGCCGGTTCACTCTTCGCCCGCCATGTCGAGGAAGTCGACCGGCTCATCACGGGCTGGCGGGGCCAGGGGGCCATCAATCTGCCGGGCCGCGTCGAGGCCCGCCGGCAGAGTGGCAGACTTGTCATCCGGCAAGGCTGA
- the hpt gene encoding hypoxanthine phosphoribosyltransferase has product MGTDLQSVLITKEEIDAKLAELAAKIDAEYAGKELLLVGVLKGAVMVMADLARALSSPVTMDWMAVSSYGAGTQSSGVVRILKDLDTDIKGRHVLIVEDIIDSGLTLSWLLSNLGSREPASIEVCTLLRKPDAAKVSIDVKWIGFDIPNEFVVGYGLDYAEKYRNLPFVGTLAPHVYGG; this is encoded by the coding sequence ATGGGCACCGACCTCCAGTCGGTGCTCATCACCAAGGAAGAGATCGACGCGAAGCTGGCGGAGCTGGCCGCGAAGATCGACGCGGAGTACGCGGGCAAGGAACTGCTGCTCGTCGGAGTCCTCAAGGGCGCTGTGATGGTGATGGCGGACCTGGCACGTGCCCTGTCCAGCCCGGTCACCATGGACTGGATGGCCGTGTCGTCGTACGGCGCGGGCACCCAGTCCTCCGGAGTCGTCCGGATCCTCAAGGACCTCGACACCGATATCAAGGGCCGTCATGTCCTGATCGTCGAGGACATCATCGACTCCGGGCTGACCCTGTCCTGGCTGCTGTCGAACCTGGGATCGCGCGAGCCCGCGTCGATCGAGGTCTGCACGCTGCTGCGTAAGCCGGATGCCGCAAAGGTGTCGATCGACGTCAAGTGGATCGGCTTCGACATCCCGAACGAATTCGTCGTCGGCTACGGCCTCGACTACGCGGAGAAGTACCGCAACCTGCCGTTCGTCGGCACCCTCGCGCCGCACGTCTACGGCGGCTGA